The region ACGGTTCGATCTTCCTAGTTCTAAATACAAACGAACTAACCTAAAAATGAACAGGCTATTGTTCAACATGTACGACACCCCGCTGGAGCGTGTGTTTCCGATCTTCACCGTCCAGAATAGAGGCAACATATAGGCGCaccatatatgaaaaaatagacATAATCCAACGGTgtaagagagagaaattgaTCGGCAACCAAAACTGCCTTGCAAGTgtactttcttttgtttttcaggaAATTGCCAATGATGATTTCTATCAAACGAATTGCTTTCCAATCCCTCCAGTAGAAGATTGTGAgaagaacaacatatccaaaaatCAGCATGATCTAACAGTGGATGTCAGAGATATGGCTACCGGAGCATTATTAGCTCCTCTAAATTTTACACTTCTCTTTCTAACTGAATTTTCTCTATtgtctctcctctttttttttggactgGTGGCCTCTTTGCTGTTTTAAAGGCATAAATCTCTTTTACAATATACAGTTTTCATCTATTATCAATATACATCTATTATTAATATACATCTAATGTCCTATCTCATTTTGGAAATCTCGACACAACTCAACGATTTTCAAACTCCATTTctttataaatcaattctcacttgATACTAAGATATTCCTCTCTTGATATCATTAgtttatctcattcttttgaaaTAACTGATCAATAGTtttactcttattttttttaaaagataattgtCGATACTAACGAATCTCATCAGTATCATTAATCTCTCAATGTTGAGTTAGACTAATCAATTACATTCACATGCCGATATTCTTCCCCATAATAGCTTatcaaatcttattcatatcTGGTTCACCATCAAAGTTGCTGATGTCAAGAATCATCGACATCACTAATCTTCTTACTTGGAGTAACTAATCACACCCAAAATAGTTGTCGATACCAATGTAactcattgatatcattaactattctcaacccggaatagttaatcaacttatcttttTCACTTAACCAGTGGTAATCATGCTGATACTAGTAATCTTTACTAACATTATTGGTTACCTAATTGTTCGAGATCGACTAATCAATGTAAGAAATATCGGCACTGATGAAATCCCATGTTATTGAATTAGATATGTTATATTGATGACAATTAATTAGGTTGAGATCTAGAATGATTGGATTGGAATGTGAAGTAGAATtgaaagtgtaatatgattttatcgATAATTTAGAACCTTTTAATATAGAAAAGactctgtcaaaattttagtgatgaatctctctctctctctctctctctatatatatatatatatatatatatatatatatatatatatatatatatatatcttcaagATTATtcattcaagattttttctcATCCGATTATCTTAAGATTTCTatcttgatgaaattttatTACTAGTACTGAGAATTTTTACCCAACTCTCGAAAATCTAgaagaatattttgtttttcacaaCTCTCTTAGTACAGGgtacaatacaatttaaattataatatctcTACAACTCACAAAATTGTGTTTAAGTgctgtgaaaataaaaataaatacttctaTGCTAGaatataaatttacaatatcataaattaaagtatgattaataattaatgattttataattattttgcttATAATAATAACTCGTAtgtaatacattttcaaatctTCTTGTAACTTTACaattaattacaattaaaaccaagctgtatgtatatatatatatatatatatatatatatatataaaccaatcATTATAATTCCACTAGCAACTTAAACGTTCAATAAGGTCAAATTGATCCAATCAATCCATCAACTAGTTtcaataaaattcttaaattctAAAGTGTTCATCAACCGACTCAtacaaaaatcaagatttatcaATTTATCCTAGGTGAATTCAAACtgcttattttaaattttattatcaattctaatatgtaaattcattttaattgtgcTTTAAGTGAaatattttaccattaaaataaatacttaatctaaatattcaattttttatatggttttcatataaaaattatttaaaatttattctcaaCCAAATATGAGTTTATTTTCTATACACATGCAACATGCAACATGCAACATGCAACATGCAACATGCAACGGAGTTAAAAGATCAACAAGCCCACCAAACTCTACATAAAAAATCCCAGTCACACTCCATGGCCAAGCTAACCATTTCCACAAGAAATACACTATAGCACACCAGAAATTCCAATACTTGAATCAGTTATGTACTTATTCCCATTCGGTTCTGTTTCGAAGTAATTAAAGCCAAAAGTAGTGCAAAGAACAGAGATGAACAATTGCCATTCTCATATTCCAAAGCATTTTACCATCAGTTCAATTAAAAACCCCAATTTGTTAACAGTTGCATCCATAGAAACCAGGCAGTGCCTTAACCCCAAAGCCTCAATCATAACCccaggaaaacaaaaaatacattaaatggACAACAATTAATCTCTACTCATGAAGAGTGCCCAAGATATCTTCGTCCCTATACAAAACATACctgcaagagaaaaaaaatcaccaacacggatcaacaacaacaaaaataaattagtaaccaaaccaaaaaaaataccataaaacaaaactttaaaTCATTATGAATAAGGCACATACTCTTTTTCACCAAGCTTGACTTGGGTGCCCCCATATTCAGGCAAAAGCACAGTGTCACCTTCCTTCACAGCTGGAGGGATAGTGTTCCCTTCAGAGTTCCTCAACCCAGGACCCACAGATATCACTTTCCCTGAGTTAAGCTGTTTTCATTCAAAACTCATCACACCCACTTAGTTTAACTCTAATCttaatttaacaaagaaacaCATTCAGACAGAGATATAGGAGAaccaaaattaaatgaattaccTTAGTGGATGCCTCAGGGAGAAGAATACCAGCAGTGGTTTTGGAGGGAGGGATAATTTTCTCCACCAGGACGCGGTTAAGAGTGGGAATCAAGCGCCTTgccattcttttcttttgctaagAAACTCTGGCAAAATGAAAGAGTGAAGTTGCAGCTGCAGATCTCTCCTTTTAAAACAAGAGGTTGGATTGCCGTTGGGGAGGAAGGAATTGGGGATCAAGTTTCTCTAGAGAGAAACAGAAGGTTCTAGATTTAGGTCCTAGGGTTTTGTTAGGGTTTTGCATTTACTTGAAGGGCTCCATGTCATTATGGGTATCCAGTTTCAAGTATGGGTTAGGAGCGGGGATGAAAATGGGCTGGATTCTGGCCCGTTAAACAAACCCCAAATCCGACCCACTTAAAAATGTTGTGCCCTGTACTCGGCCCAGCATACATGCGTTAAAGAATCACCCCCCAAAATCCATACCGGCGATGTACATCGAAAATAGATTTTCactgattttcattttttactctTTACTTTTCGAAAAATTATTCTGATCCttctgtttttaatatttttttaacaagtaaggttcttatatctttctttattttaattgaataaaatgccTGTTTGACTCCTTTTCAATTGATATGGGCGGCTCTGATCCATTAATGGAATGGTGAATATAAGTTCCACGTTGAGAAAAGTAAATACATGGAGAtcgattttaaaagaaattaaaaatactggGATGATTTCCACTATTAACCCGCTCTTAATTCCCGAGGAAATAGTGAAATACGATGCTCAGATTCAGGGCAAAAGAGAGAGTAGAAAATaacgagacaa is a window of Populus nigra chromosome 10, ddPopNigr1.1, whole genome shotgun sequence DNA encoding:
- the LOC133704857 gene encoding 10 kDa chaperonin, mitochondrial-like, which encodes MARRLIPTLNRVLVEKIIPPSKTTAGILLPEASTKLNSGKVISVGPGLRNSEGNTIPPAVKEGDTVLLPEYGGTQVKLGEKEYVLYRDEDILGTLHE